In Paenibacillus sp., the genomic stretch CGAATTTCGCCTTCGATGTTGAAATAGCCGTATTCGTCCGGATACGCGTAGATCGACACGAGCTCCACCGCTTCCGTCCGGTTGCGGAGATCTTCCTGCGATGCGGCCTTCATCGCCGATTCCAAACGTTCCCGCTCGGCTTCCTCGAAAGCAGTTTGCTCCGCTTCTACCCGCTCCTTAAGCTCTTCGAGCTTATCGGCGTCCTTGGCGTGAACCAGCGCTTCGTTGATCGTCGAGAGCGCCTCGGCGAAATTTTTGTCGGCCAGCGCCTCGGACGCCTGCTTGTGGGCGACGTCGACGATCTTGTCCGCAATTTCCTTGGACGCCGCCTTCGCTTCTTCGCTGTCGTACGGCTTCAGCAGCTTCAAATACGGCGTCAGCTGCGCGAGCGTCGCCGCCTCCGGGTATTCGTTCTTCACCTGTGTCAGCACGATCGTCTCTTCCTGGCGGTCCGCCTTGGCCGACAGCAGCGCGTACACCGCGCCGCTCCGATCCTCGAGCTGATCCTTCACCGTCTCGATTCGCTGCTTCGCCTCGTCGTATTCCTTCGCTTCCAGATCGTCGGTCGTGCCGGCGATTTTATCGTCCAGCAGCATTGTATCGAGCAGCACTTGGCGGTCGTTCTTCAGCAGCGCGTGGCCGGGTCGCTTCTCCAGCGCGGCGTCGATGCGATCGAGCGCTCCTCTCCAATCGCCTTCCAGCGCGAGCCGCTCCGCCTCCGTATGGAGCCGATCGACCTCCATGTTCACGAACGTCTGATACGCGAAGACGCCGGCCACCGACGCCGCGGACAGCAGCGTGCAAAGCAGCGGCAGCAGCCAGTACACGGCTCGGCTCTTGGGCTTGCCCGGCGGCGCCTTCACGGCGGCGGCGGATGGCGGCACGGCGGCCGCTCGGGCGTCCCCCTTCGCGCTCGACGCAATCGGCGGCGCCGGCACAGCCGCTCCCGGCTCGGCAGACGCAGCCACCTCCGCCTCCGCCTCCGCGGCGAATGCGGGGAACGCGCTCGGCTCCCCGGCGACGTCCCGCTCCGTCCCTTGAGCGTTATCCGGCCCGGGTTCCGGGCGATATACGGCTTTCCCGCAATGGGTGCAAAACTTGCTGTCCGGCGGCAGCGCCGTCCCGCAATGTATACAATACATCCCTAAGTCTCCTTTAAACTGATCGTCAAAACTGACCATCGATTAAAAAACCAACCCCGACCTATTCGACAGTTTTCGCCAAACTCCTGCCTGCGCCGCCCAACTCGATCCGCCGCCGCCGGTAAACGCCGCGCGGCCCGAAGCGATTTCGCCGACATGCTCGACCTAAATAAAACGGCCCCGCACCGAAAGGTGCAGAGCCGCTGCCTTCCAAACCGATTACTGCGCGCCGCCCAATTCCGCGCGGACGACGTCGGCGATGCGCTCGACATGCGCTTCGATATCCGCCTTGTCCGGCCCCTCGGCCATCACGCGCACAAGCTGCTCCGTGCCCGACGGGCGAACGAGCACGCGCCCGTTCTCCCCGAGCGCCGCTTCCGCCTTGCGGATCGCCGCCGCGACCGCCGGGTTATCCTTCAGGCCGGCTTTGTCGAACACGCGCACGTTCACGAGCACCTGCGGGAACTTCTGCATCACCCGCTTCAGCTCGCCGAGCGTGCGGCCCGATTCGACGACGGTCGCCATCAGCTGCAATCCCGTCAGAATGCCGTCGCCCGTCGTGTTGTAATCGAGGAAAATGACATGCCCCGACTGTTCGCCCCCGAGGTTGTACCCGCCGCGGCGCATCTCCTCCATCACGTAACGGTCGCCGACCGCCGTCTTCGCCGTTTGCAGCCCGAGCTCGCGCGCCGCTTTGAAGAAGCCGAGGTTGCTCATGACCGTCGTCACGACCGTGTCGTGCTTAAGCTTGCCCGCCCGGCGCATCGCGTCGCCGCAAATGGCCAGAATGTAATCGCCGTCCACCTCTTCGCCGTTCTCGTCCACCGCGATCAGCCGGTCGGCGTCGCCGTCGAACGACAACCCCAGGAACGCGCCAT encodes the following:
- a CDS encoding zinc-ribbon domain-containing protein; its protein translation is MYCIHCGTALPPDSKFCTHCGKAVYRPEPGPDNAQGTERDVAGEPSAFPAFAAEAEAEVAASAEPGAAVPAPPIASSAKGDARAAAVPPSAAAVKAPPGKPKSRAVYWLLPLLCTLLSAASVAGVFAYQTFVNMEVDRLHTEAERLALEGDWRGALDRIDAALEKRPGHALLKNDRQVLLDTMLLDDKIAGTTDDLEAKEYDEAKQRIETVKDQLEDRSGAVYALLSAKADRQEETIVLTQVKNEYPEAATLAQLTPYLKLLKPYDSEEAKAASKEIADKIVDVAHKQASEALADKNFAEALSTINEALVHAKDADKLEELKERVEAEQTAFEEAERERLESAMKAASQEDLRNRTEAVELVSIYAYPDEYGYFNIEGEIRNIATRPISSVMLYYDILDGWGDVLYSDSLYVDTEYLGVGETGTFYVYYDHDGMMDSVNVTSAEWIVH